A single window of Lutzomyia longipalpis isolate SR_M1_2022 chromosome 1, ASM2433408v1 DNA harbors:
- the LOC129787219 gene encoding microtubule-associated protein tau isoform X3, with translation MADVRSSTDAEKLNNSVPHQHNTEGDNDSGVDESTQGNERNGPGSPGSPVKSPTKIPGLSRPPSTTPSIKSRSTSKSRLTDKTPDAEPQIKKAVPMNKIQVGGAPSPNLKAVKSKIGSLENASHKPGGGNVKIETKKLDIKAGSRITAKNDAYQPGGGDKKIVQNKLQWSARSKIGSLENAHHKPGGGNKKIESQKLEFQAKSKVGSKDYIKHVPGGGDVKIQTHKIDIKAQSKVGSLDNVKHKPGGGDKKIFDDKDYLKNIEHPITPTPPSQEYVYTYY, from the exons AGGGAGACAACGACAGTGGTGTAGATGAATCGACACAAGGCAAT GAACGCAACGGCCCAGGATCTCCAGGTTCCCCAGTGAAGTCACCAACAAAGATCCCGGGATTGTCCCGTCCACCAAGTACTACGCCCTCCATCAAGTCGCGCAGCACCTCCAAATCACGTCTGACCGATAAGACCCCAGACGCGGAGCCTCAGATCAAAAAAG CAGTCCCAATGAATAAGATTCAAGTGGGCGGGGCACCATCACCAAATCTCAAAGCAGTCAAGTCCAAGATTGGTTCATTGGAGAACGCGAGCCACAAGCCCGGTGgtggaaatgtgaaaattgagacGAAGAAATTGGACATTAAGGCTGGTTCGAGGATTACAGCAAAGAACGATGCATACCAGCCTGGAGGAGGGGATAAGAAG ATTGTTCAGAATAAGCTACAGTGGTCCGCAAGATCCAAGATTGGTTCCCTGGAGAATGCTCATCACAAACCCGGAGGTGGGAACAAGAAGATTGAGTCGCAGAAATTGGAATTCCAAGCCAAGTCCAAGGTGGGCTCAAAGGACTACATTAAGCACGTTCCAGGAGGCGGAGATGTTAAG ATCCAAACTCACAAGATCGACATTAAGGCGCAGAGCAAGGTGGGTTCATTGGACAATGTGAAGCACAAACCCGGAGGTGGTGATAAGAAAATCTTCGACGATAAGGACTACTTGAAGAACATTGAGCATCCCATCACGCCCACACCACCGAGTCAG GAATATGTGTACACTTattactaa
- the LOC129787219 gene encoding microtubule-associated protein tau isoform X1 yields the protein MADVRSSTDAEKLNNSVPHQHNTEGDNDSGVDESTQGNERNGPGSPGSPVKSPTKIPGLSRPPSTTPSIKSRSTSKSRLTDKTPDAEPQIKKAVPMNKIQVGGAPSPNLKAVKSKIGSLENASHKPGGGNVKIETKKLDIKAGSRITAKNDAYQPGGGDKKIVQNKLQWSARSKIGSLENAHHKPGGGNKKIESQKLEFQAKSKVGSKDYIKHVPGGGDVKIQTHKIDIKAQSKVGSLDNVKHKPGGGDKKIFDDKDYLKNIEHPITPTPPSQSPDPNEASPFADDLLNNQE from the exons AGGGAGACAACGACAGTGGTGTAGATGAATCGACACAAGGCAAT GAACGCAACGGCCCAGGATCTCCAGGTTCCCCAGTGAAGTCACCAACAAAGATCCCGGGATTGTCCCGTCCACCAAGTACTACGCCCTCCATCAAGTCGCGCAGCACCTCCAAATCACGTCTGACCGATAAGACCCCAGACGCGGAGCCTCAGATCAAAAAAG CAGTCCCAATGAATAAGATTCAAGTGGGCGGGGCACCATCACCAAATCTCAAAGCAGTCAAGTCCAAGATTGGTTCATTGGAGAACGCGAGCCACAAGCCCGGTGgtggaaatgtgaaaattgagacGAAGAAATTGGACATTAAGGCTGGTTCGAGGATTACAGCAAAGAACGATGCATACCAGCCTGGAGGAGGGGATAAGAAG ATTGTTCAGAATAAGCTACAGTGGTCCGCAAGATCCAAGATTGGTTCCCTGGAGAATGCTCATCACAAACCCGGAGGTGGGAACAAGAAGATTGAGTCGCAGAAATTGGAATTCCAAGCCAAGTCCAAGGTGGGCTCAAAGGACTACATTAAGCACGTTCCAGGAGGCGGAGATGTTAAG ATCCAAACTCACAAGATCGACATTAAGGCGCAGAGCAAGGTGGGTTCATTGGACAATGTGAAGCACAAACCCGGAGGTGGTGATAAGAAAATCTTCGACGATAAGGACTACTTGAAGAACATTGAGCATCCCATCACGCCCACACCACCGAGTCAG AGTCCAGACCCCAATGAAGCCTCACCTTTTGCTGATGACCTTTTAAACAATCAGGAGTGA
- the LOC129787219 gene encoding microtubule-associated protein tau isoform X4 encodes MADVRSSTDAEKLNNSVPHQHNTEGDNDSGVDESTQGNERNGPGSPGSPVKSPTKIPGLSRPPSTTPSIKSRSTSKSRLTDKTPDAEPQIKKVPMNKIQVGGAPSPNLKAVKSKIGSLENASHKPGGGNVKIETKKLDIKAGSRITAKNDAYQPGGGDKKIVQNKLQWSARSKIGSLENAHHKPGGGNKKIESQKLEFQAKSKVGSKDYIKHVPGGGDVKIQTHKIDIKAQSKVGSLDNVKHKPGGGDKKIFDDKDYLKNIEHPITPTPPSQEYVYTYY; translated from the exons AGGGAGACAACGACAGTGGTGTAGATGAATCGACACAAGGCAAT GAACGCAACGGCCCAGGATCTCCAGGTTCCCCAGTGAAGTCACCAACAAAGATCCCGGGATTGTCCCGTCCACCAAGTACTACGCCCTCCATCAAGTCGCGCAGCACCTCCAAATCACGTCTGACCGATAAGACCCCAGACGCGGAGCCTCAGATCAAAAAAG TCCCAATGAATAAGATTCAAGTGGGCGGGGCACCATCACCAAATCTCAAAGCAGTCAAGTCCAAGATTGGTTCATTGGAGAACGCGAGCCACAAGCCCGGTGgtggaaatgtgaaaattgagacGAAGAAATTGGACATTAAGGCTGGTTCGAGGATTACAGCAAAGAACGATGCATACCAGCCTGGAGGAGGGGATAAGAAG ATTGTTCAGAATAAGCTACAGTGGTCCGCAAGATCCAAGATTGGTTCCCTGGAGAATGCTCATCACAAACCCGGAGGTGGGAACAAGAAGATTGAGTCGCAGAAATTGGAATTCCAAGCCAAGTCCAAGGTGGGCTCAAAGGACTACATTAAGCACGTTCCAGGAGGCGGAGATGTTAAG ATCCAAACTCACAAGATCGACATTAAGGCGCAGAGCAAGGTGGGTTCATTGGACAATGTGAAGCACAAACCCGGAGGTGGTGATAAGAAAATCTTCGACGATAAGGACTACTTGAAGAACATTGAGCATCCCATCACGCCCACACCACCGAGTCAG GAATATGTGTACACTTattactaa
- the LOC129787219 gene encoding microtubule-associated protein tau isoform X2 yields MADVRSSTDAEKLNNSVPHQHNTEGDNDSGVDESTQGNERNGPGSPGSPVKSPTKIPGLSRPPSTTPSIKSRSTSKSRLTDKTPDAEPQIKKVPMNKIQVGGAPSPNLKAVKSKIGSLENASHKPGGGNVKIETKKLDIKAGSRITAKNDAYQPGGGDKKIVQNKLQWSARSKIGSLENAHHKPGGGNKKIESQKLEFQAKSKVGSKDYIKHVPGGGDVKIQTHKIDIKAQSKVGSLDNVKHKPGGGDKKIFDDKDYLKNIEHPITPTPPSQSPDPNEASPFADDLLNNQE; encoded by the exons AGGGAGACAACGACAGTGGTGTAGATGAATCGACACAAGGCAAT GAACGCAACGGCCCAGGATCTCCAGGTTCCCCAGTGAAGTCACCAACAAAGATCCCGGGATTGTCCCGTCCACCAAGTACTACGCCCTCCATCAAGTCGCGCAGCACCTCCAAATCACGTCTGACCGATAAGACCCCAGACGCGGAGCCTCAGATCAAAAAAG TCCCAATGAATAAGATTCAAGTGGGCGGGGCACCATCACCAAATCTCAAAGCAGTCAAGTCCAAGATTGGTTCATTGGAGAACGCGAGCCACAAGCCCGGTGgtggaaatgtgaaaattgagacGAAGAAATTGGACATTAAGGCTGGTTCGAGGATTACAGCAAAGAACGATGCATACCAGCCTGGAGGAGGGGATAAGAAG ATTGTTCAGAATAAGCTACAGTGGTCCGCAAGATCCAAGATTGGTTCCCTGGAGAATGCTCATCACAAACCCGGAGGTGGGAACAAGAAGATTGAGTCGCAGAAATTGGAATTCCAAGCCAAGTCCAAGGTGGGCTCAAAGGACTACATTAAGCACGTTCCAGGAGGCGGAGATGTTAAG ATCCAAACTCACAAGATCGACATTAAGGCGCAGAGCAAGGTGGGTTCATTGGACAATGTGAAGCACAAACCCGGAGGTGGTGATAAGAAAATCTTCGACGATAAGGACTACTTGAAGAACATTGAGCATCCCATCACGCCCACACCACCGAGTCAG AGTCCAGACCCCAATGAAGCCTCACCTTTTGCTGATGACCTTTTAAACAATCAGGAGTGA